Part of the Natrialbaceae archaeon AArc-T1-2 genome, GCGCGGACGGCGACCCTGGTGACGTCGCCGACGGCACCCGGACGCTTCCTGGCCCGGACGGAGTGATGGACCGATACCCGCTGGCTACCCCTGACCTCGAGGCGTACCTCGAGGACGACTAGTCGCTCGAGTCCGACCGGTTAATAGCCATCCTCCGCCAAATGGTGGGTATGCAAACCCACATGGTTCCGGTCGGGTTCGACTACGACCGGCTGATCGCGCCGCTTGTGCGCGATCAGATCGACGTCGATCGCGTCATCTTACTCGAGGGCGCGGTCGGCAGCGAGGCAAACGTCGAGTACTCTCGTCATCTCTCCCAGAAACTCGAGACCGACTTCCAGAATCTGCTGGGGGCGACGACCGAGCGGTTCGTCCTCGGAGACGTCTACGACTACGACGACGCGTTCGAGCAGGCCTACGACCTGATCAACGCCGAACTCGACCGGGGCAACGAGGTCTGGGTCAACGTCGCTGCGATGCCCCGGACTGTCAGTTTCGCGTTCGCGAACGCGGCCCACTCGCTGATGGTCGAACGTCAGGACGATCGCGAGAAGATCCACACCTACTACACGGCTCCCGAGAAGTACCTCGAGACGGAGCTGGCCGAAGAACTTAGAGAGGAGGCGTCGTTGCTCGAGGACCTGCTCGAAAACGCCGCGGATGGGGCGGTCGCAGGCGTCGACGTAGAGCGGGTCGAGCGACGACTCGAGAGCGCCCGCGAACTGCTTGCGGAGTTCGACGAGCGCGGAACGACCATCGGCGCGAAAGAGATCGATGGTGATCACATCGTCGAGTTGCCCGTGGCGTCGTTCTCGAACGTCAAACCGTTCGAGGAGCTCATCCTCTACAAGCTGGGCGAAGACGGTGAGTTCGACTCCGTCTCAGAGCTCGCGGAAGCGCTCGCAAACGAGCTCAACGAGGAGTACACCGACAGCTTCCGCTCGAAGGTCATCTACAACGTCGACCGACTGGGGCCGGGCGGGAAAGGCTACATCGAACGCGAAGAACACGGCAAGTCCTACCGGACGCGGCTCTCCCGGATCGGCGAACTGTGGGTGCGAGCACACTCCGATACTGCTCTCGAGGAGTGAGTCAGCTGTTTGCGACCCGATCAGGCTTCACGACCCAGCTCGGCGAGCAGATGCGAGACGTGGAGGCGGTCGCTGGTCCCCCCCTGGAGGTCGAACTCGATATCGGCGGCGAGACGCTGCACCTGGGCCAGTTTCTCTCCCTGGTAACGAGAGCGTGCAACCGCGAGAATCTCTTCGAGTACCTCCTCGCCGTCGAGCCCTTCCTCGACCAGCAGATCGTCGAGCGTCTTTCGGGCGTCGGTGAAGTCGCCGGTCTCGGCGGCCTCGAGCATCGATTCGATCTCCTCGTCGAATCCGACCGCGCCGAGGGTCTCGTAGGCCGCGCTCATGGTGATTTCGCCTTCCTCGACGGCGGTCGTCTGGGCGGCGAGGACTGCCTCGCGGACGTTACCGTCGGCATAGCCCGCGACGAACTCGAGGCCGTCGGCGTCGTAGGCGACGTCCTCGGCCTCTGCGATTCGCTCGAGGACGCCCACGAGTTCCCCGCTCGTCGGTGCTCGCATCGGGACGGGGAAACACCGCGATCGGATCGGCGGGATGAGTTTGGTGGGCTGGCGCGTGGCGACGACGAACTGTGTCGTTCGATGGTGTTTCTCCATGATTCGGCGCAGGGCCTGCTGGAAGTCTTCGCGGACGTCTTCGGCGTTGTCGAGCAGGATCGTCTTGTACTCGCCGGAGACGGGGGCGTAGCTCGCCGACTCCGTGAGGACGTGGTTTATCATGTCCCGCTTCGAGAGGTCGGATTTGCCGACGAGAAAGTGTGCGAACCGGGGATCGTTTTTGATCTCGGTTTTGCTCCGGCCGAAGAAGTCCGCGACGTTGATCTCGATCAGATCGTTGTCCGGATCGTCGTGTGCCTCGCGAGCCAGCGCACGCGCTGCTGCCGTTTTGCCGCTTCCCGGCGGTCCCTGCAGGACGAGGTTGATCGGCTCGTCGACCGCCCGCTCGAGGTAGCTGCGGGCGTCGTCCTGGGGGAGCTCCTCGAGGGCGGGTGCGTGCGTCTCGGTCCACAGCGGCGCGTCCATCGGTCGTCGGTAGGGCAGACGGCGGTAAGAATCGGTCGGTTACGCCTCGAGTCGATCTCCGACTCGTCGTGACGCTGTCGTGTTCTGGCGTCGGATCACAACGATCTTGGTAAGGCGGTGGTGAGTGGCGTCCAGCTCTCGATACAGGATGGCACTTTCCGACAACGACAGATCGATCGCCGCGTTCACGGTGGTCGCTCACGCCCTCGTTCACTGGTTCGAACTGGCAGTTCCGATCCTGCTCGTCGTCTGGCTCGCCGAGTTCGAGGTGTCGATGACACTCGTTGGTGTCGTCGTCGCACTCGGGTACGCCCCGTTCGGGCTCGGCGCCGTACCTGCCGGCCTCCTCGTCGATCGGTACCGGACGAAACGGCTCGTCGTGTTCTGCTTGGCCGCTATGAGCCTCGCGTTCGCCAGCCTTGCGGTTGCACCATCGATCTATACGATCGCGGCCAGTCTGTTGATCTGGGGAGTGGCCGCGAGCATCTACCATCCGGCGGGGCTGGCGCTCATCAGCACCGGCGTCGAGGACCGCGGCACGGTCTTCGCCTGGCACGGCATCGCCGGCAACGCCGGAATCGCACTGGGTCCGTTCGTCACCGCGACCCTGCTACTGTTTTTCGAGTGGCGGCTCGTCATCGTTTTGCTCGCGCTACCCGGCGTCGTCGCGACCGTCTACGGCCTCCGTGCCCGGTTTGACCCGACCGCAGCCCTCGAGGACACCGTCGCCGCCGACGCTGCTAGAACGAACTCTCCCACTGCGGTCGTCGCAAACTCCCGGTCGCTGTTCGCCAGTTCGTTCCTGCTCGTGTTTCTCGTCGTCACGCTCGTCGGACTCTTCTATCGCGGCACGCTCACGTACTTGCCCGAAATTCTCCACGGGCTCTCGACGATGGCGGACGTCTCCTCGCCGATCGACCTCGAGGAACTCTCGCTCGGGGACTACGTCTACGTCTGGGTGCTCGTCGCGGGGATGGCGGGTCAGTACGCCGGCGGGAAGTTGACCGATCACGTTCCCGTCCCGCGGGGACTCGTCGTCATCTTCGTCGTACTGGCCGCCCTCGCGCTCGTGTTCGTTCCGGTGGCCGGACTGGGGATCGTCGCGATCGTGCTGTTTTGTGGCGTGCTCGGGTTCGCGCTGTTTGCGATCGAGCCGTTCTATCAGGAGGCCGTCGCCGTCTACACGCCGGCTGACACTCGCGGACTCTCGTACGGCTACACCTACCTGGGCATGTTCGGACTCGGGGCCGCGAGTATCTCCGCGGGCGGCGTTCTGCTCGAGGCGTTCACGCTCGGGGTCTTTTTCGCGTCGCTGTCCGCGGTCGCCGTCGTCGGTGCCGCCGTTGCGTCGTTGCTGGTACTCAACGTCGGGTCTCACTCGAGTGTGTCCTCGTCTTCGCCAGTCAGCTCTGACGACGACTGATAATGGTGGCTGTGACTATGGTCCGGTGCAACCGCAAGACGGGTCTCGGCTGCATCGGTACCGATTCACAGCCGACGTTATGAGACTGATCAACGCAGGACGACGATTACGACTCCGACGAGTGCGCTCGTCCCGAGTACGCCCATCACGAGCCGTCCCATCTCCGCGGAGCCGCCGATCCGGGCGATTCCCATCTTGACGATCGAGTTGATCACGACTGCGAGGACGACGCCGGTCTCGGCGACCGATCGGGAGATCTCATCCTCGAGTGCGAGCCGCCCCAGCGACAGCGTGATCGCGTTGACGTCGGCGAGCCCGGAGACGATCGCCGTCCCGTAGACGCCGGCCTCGCCGAAGATCGGATTCAGCGTCTCGAGCAACACCAGGATAACGGCGAAGAAGGCGCCGAACGCGAGTGCCGGTCCGAGCCGGAACGGGTTCTCGAGGTCGACGGTCGGCGTCCCGTCGGCCCGGAGTCGCCGGATCACGAACGCGGCAAGCACCACACCGACGGCCGTCATCGCGAGCAACGGGACGGCAAGCGAGAGCGCGAGCGACGGGTTGACGACGGCGACGAGGATCAGCGCTCGTGGGAACATGGTAATGGAGGCGATCGCGGCGGCGACGGAAGCGACCGGGGTCAGTTCGGGGTTGTGCCGTGCCTGTTCGGCCATCGCCATCACGGTCGCCGTCGAGGAGACGAACCCGCCGAACAGTCCCGTCAGGCCGATTCCCTTCTCCGGACCGAGAACCTTCGTCAGCACGTAGCCGAGAAAGCTCAGCCCGGAGACGAACACGACCATCAGCCAGACGAACCGCGGGTTGAGTCCGAGCAAGACGTCGAGTTCCTCGTCGGGGAGCAACGGCAACACGACGAGCGCGAGGATGAGAAAGGTCAGTGCGTCCCGGAGGTCGTCCCGGCCGATACGGTCTGCGAACGCGTGGGCGGGTTCTTTGATCGCGAGCAGGGCCGCGGTCACCGTCCCGAAGACGACCGAGAGGACGAGCCCGTCACCGGAGTGAGTCGCCATCGCTCCGTAGACGAACGTAAGTACCGCTGCGACGGCCGTGCTCATCCCGATGTCGCCCTCGAGGACGACCTTGCTCGCGTACCCGATGGCGACGAGTACGAGATACAGCGCCAGGACGACCCCGAGCAGGTCGGGGAAAAACAGCTGTACGACCCCGCCGAGTAACGCGACCAACGGAAACGTCCGGACGCCGGCGAAGCTTCCCGCAGACTCGCTCTGTTCGCGTTCGAGTCCGATGAGGGCCCCGATACCGAGAGCGACGAAGAGCGCGACCGGGTCGGCGACGTCCATCGACGGCACAGATGTCCCGTCGGTTGAACTATCTGGCGGTCGCCGATCCGACACAGCGTTTATCTCACTTCGTCGACCACTCGTGGTATGGCCGAGGACGGAGACGGGCACCGGCAGAGTCGCCTCTTCACGGACGAGGACGGCACGTTCGACGCCGACCGCGCTCGCGACGAGTCGCTCCCGGTCGAGGACGGCGAGGTGGTAGACACGGACGAGCTCGCCGAGTACCAGCGCTATCTCGAGGGACGGGGGATCTACGACGAGCGCAACCGGGTCAACGACCTCACCGGCCGGGAGTGGAAATACGCCACGAAGTCGGTGGTCGACGACCCGTATCCGCCAGACCTCCAGCACGACCGACGCAGCGAACACGGCGGTCAGAAGCCGCCGCGGCTCTGTGCGGAGCTGATCGGTCGGTTCAGCGCGGCCGGCGATACGGTGCTCGATCCCTTCGCCGGCGTCGGTGGGACGCTTCTGGGAGCGAGTCTCTGTGAACACGAGGGCACCGGCCTTCGGGAGGCGATCGGCTTCGAGCGAACGAAGCGGTGGGTAGAGATCTACGACGAGGTTCTCGAGCGCGAAAACGCCGAGCGCCGTGACCGGGGCGAGCCCCCGCTCGCCGCCCAGGAACTACGCCACGGCGACTGCGCCGACATGATCGAGGACGTTCCCGAGGACTCGATCGACCTCCTGTTGACCGACGTCCCCTACTGGAACATGGACGAACTCGAGCAAACCCGAAACGAGAACGCGACCCGGGAGAGCAAGCTGGGGGCGTTCGATACCGATCCGGTGGGAGCCGACGACACGACGACGAAAGCCGACTGGCTCGCGGACATGGCCGCGAAGTTCGATCGGTTCGTTCGGACGGTCAAACCCGAGGGATACGTCGTGGTCTTCATCGGCGACATGTACCGGGGCGGCTCCTACGAGTTTCTCTCGGCGGACCTCGCCCGAGCGATCACAGACGCCGCGTCAGTGACACTCAAGGCGAACCTGATCTGGTACGATCCGACGAAAGACCTCCACGTCTACGGCTATCCGTTCTCGTACGTTCCGTCGATGGTCCACCAGAACGTGCTCGTCTTTCGCGTCGACGACGCCTGATGCGGGCGTCGTCCGACCACCGTCACGCGACCGTCTGACGTATTTTTATGACGGTCCGGTCCGTCGGAACCGACCGGGCGTGTGCGGTTTCAGTTCCCATCCGTTCCCCTCGACCGCGCGCCCTATCCCCCCCAATTCCGGACCCCCCATCGGACCATCTCGGTCCGCTCCCGTTTTCGCCGCGATACGCGGTTTCACCGCCCCGTCAGGAACTCGCCGGCAACAGCGTCGCCCGAACGTCGTCGACGCTTTCGGTCTCGACGACGACGGCGACCTCGTCGCCTGCTTTCAACTCGGTGCCGGGAAGCGGAATCGTGAGCGGTTCGCGCTCGCGTCCGTGTGCGTAAATCCGGGCTGTCTCCGGCAACTCGAGGTCGCTGATTCGGCTCCCGAGCGCCGGCGACCCATCTTTGATCTCGAAGACGGTCAGTTGCAGGTTGGTCGCGAGTTCGGTGACGACGTTGAAGTCACCGCCTAGAAGTGCGGTCTTCGCGCCGGCAGCGCCTAGCCGTTCGGGGTAGATAATCTCGTCGACGTCCGAGGCGTACTTCTC contains:
- a CDS encoding DUF6293 family protein, with product MQTHMVPVGFDYDRLIAPLVRDQIDVDRVILLEGAVGSEANVEYSRHLSQKLETDFQNLLGATTERFVLGDVYDYDDAFEQAYDLINAELDRGNEVWVNVAAMPRTVSFAFANAAHSLMVERQDDREKIHTYYTAPEKYLETELAEELREEASLLEDLLENAADGAVAGVDVERVERRLESARELLAEFDERGTTIGAKEIDGDHIVELPVASFSNVKPFEELILYKLGEDGEFDSVSELAEALANELNEEYTDSFRSKVIYNVDRLGPGGKGYIEREEHGKSYRTRLSRIGELWVRAHSDTALEE
- a CDS encoding AAA family ATPase encodes the protein MDAPLWTETHAPALEELPQDDARSYLERAVDEPINLVLQGPPGSGKTAAARALAREAHDDPDNDLIEINVADFFGRSKTEIKNDPRFAHFLVGKSDLSKRDMINHVLTESASYAPVSGEYKTILLDNAEDVREDFQQALRRIMEKHHRTTQFVVATRQPTKLIPPIRSRCFPVPMRAPTSGELVGVLERIAEAEDVAYDADGLEFVAGYADGNVREAVLAAQTTAVEEGEITMSAAYETLGAVGFDEEIESMLEAAETGDFTDARKTLDDLLVEEGLDGEEVLEEILAVARSRYQGEKLAQVQRLAADIEFDLQGGTSDRLHVSHLLAELGREA
- a CDS encoding MFS transporter, yielding MALSDNDRSIAAFTVVAHALVHWFELAVPILLVVWLAEFEVSMTLVGVVVALGYAPFGLGAVPAGLLVDRYRTKRLVVFCLAAMSLAFASLAVAPSIYTIAASLLIWGVAASIYHPAGLALISTGVEDRGTVFAWHGIAGNAGIALGPFVTATLLLFFEWRLVIVLLALPGVVATVYGLRARFDPTAALEDTVAADAARTNSPTAVVANSRSLFASSFLLVFLVVTLVGLFYRGTLTYLPEILHGLSTMADVSSPIDLEELSLGDYVYVWVLVAGMAGQYAGGKLTDHVPVPRGLVVIFVVLAALALVFVPVAGLGIVAIVLFCGVLGFALFAIEPFYQEAVAVYTPADTRGLSYGYTYLGMFGLGAASISAGGVLLEAFTLGVFFASLSAVAVVGAAVASLLVLNVGSHSSVSSSSPVSSDDD
- a CDS encoding MgtC/SapB family protein, with amino-acid sequence MDVADPVALFVALGIGALIGLEREQSESAGSFAGVRTFPLVALLGGVVQLFFPDLLGVVLALYLVLVAIGYASKVVLEGDIGMSTAVAAVLTFVYGAMATHSGDGLVLSVVFGTVTAALLAIKEPAHAFADRIGRDDLRDALTFLILALVVLPLLPDEELDVLLGLNPRFVWLMVVFVSGLSFLGYVLTKVLGPEKGIGLTGLFGGFVSSTATVMAMAEQARHNPELTPVASVAAAIASITMFPRALILVAVVNPSLALSLAVPLLAMTAVGVVLAAFVIRRLRADGTPTVDLENPFRLGPALAFGAFFAVILVLLETLNPIFGEAGVYGTAIVSGLADVNAITLSLGRLALEDEISRSVAETGVVLAVVINSIVKMGIARIGGSAEMGRLVMGVLGTSALVGVVIVVLR
- a CDS encoding DNA methyltransferase — translated: MAEDGDGHRQSRLFTDEDGTFDADRARDESLPVEDGEVVDTDELAEYQRYLEGRGIYDERNRVNDLTGREWKYATKSVVDDPYPPDLQHDRRSEHGGQKPPRLCAELIGRFSAAGDTVLDPFAGVGGTLLGASLCEHEGTGLREAIGFERTKRWVEIYDEVLERENAERRDRGEPPLAAQELRHGDCADMIEDVPEDSIDLLLTDVPYWNMDELEQTRNENATRESKLGAFDTDPVGADDTTTKADWLADMAAKFDRFVRTVKPEGYVVVFIGDMYRGGSYEFLSADLARAITDAASVTLKANLIWYDPTKDLHVYGYPFSYVPSMVHQNVLVFRVDDA
- a CDS encoding potassium channel family protein, producing MKFVIVGYGRVGARTVRILGEEGHDVVVVDNDPARIDRIEGDGFDAVRGGGDDEDVLEEAGIDEADAIGAFTPDLNVNFAACMVGNHYDCRTVLRIDEDYREDIYEKYASDVDEIIYPERLGAAGAKTALLGGDFNVVTELATNLQLTVFEIKDGSPALGSRISDLELPETARIYAHGREREPLTIPLPGTELKAGDEVAVVVETESVDDVRATLLPASS